In Mangifera indica cultivar Alphonso chromosome 1, CATAS_Mindica_2.1, whole genome shotgun sequence, a single genomic region encodes these proteins:
- the LOC123223130 gene encoding cytochrome P450 71D10-like yields the protein MELLLPSFTPIFIFILFLFMAAKIIKGSKSWNSSSKMPPGPWKLPLIGNLHQLVGSSPHRRLRDLARKYGPLMHLQLGEVSTIIVSSPEIAREVMKTHDINFADRPLLVSAKLSSYEYTDIGFSPYGNYWRQLRKIATIELLSARRVQSLRSVREEEVSNLINAIQAHEGSVINLSDKIVRLTYGMTARAAFGERCKDEEAFVSCVLEVVQAAAGFSIVDFYPSVKTIQVISGTDVKLEKLHQKSDRILEKILNEHKEKERTQTGERGVKENLVDVLLRVQREGDLEFPLTDDNIKAVIWDVFSAGSETSTTALQWAMTELMRNPRVMKEAQAEVRRVFDGKGNVDETEIQELKYLKLVLKETLRLHFPVPLLLPRECRESCEINGYKIPEKTRVIVNGWAIARDPGYWNDAETFYPERFLNSSIDFRGMDFEYIPFGAGRRICPGLTFALPNIELPLAQLLYHFDWKLPNGMNPDDMDMSEVFGITVGRKTDLMLIPITYRS from the exons ATGGAGCTTCTATTGCCCTCGTTCACccccatatttattttcatcctTTTCTTGTTCATGGCAGCCAAAATAATAAAGGGGTCAAAATCCTGGAACTCAAGCTCAAAAATGCCTCCAGGGCCCTGGAAACTACCTCTCATTGGAAACTTGCACCAGCTGGTTGGTTCATCACCCCATCGCCGCCTCAGAGACTTGGCCAGAAAATATGGACCCTTGATGCACCTCCAGCTTGGTGAAGTTTCAACTATCATAGTTTCTTCTCCAGAGATTGCCCGAGAAGTTATGAAAACCCATGACATCAACTTTGCAGACAGACCACTTCTGGTTTCCGCTAAGTTGTCGAGTTATGAGTATACTGATATTGGTTTTTCACCTTATGGAAATTATTGGAGACAGCTCCGAAAAATTGCAACCATAGAGCTCTTAAGTGCAAGGCGAGTCCAATCACTGCGATCAGTCAGGGAAGAAGAGGTGTCAAATCTCATTAATGCCATACAGGCTCATGAAGGATCAGTAATCAATCTCAGTGATAAAATTGTAAGATTGACATACGGCATGACAGCCAGGGCAGCTTTTGGGGAGAGATGCAAAGATGAAGAAGCTTTCGTATCATGCGTATTGGAAGTCGTACAGGCAGCTGCAGGTTTCTCCATTGTTGATTTCTACCCTTCCGTTAAAACAATTCAGGTTATTAGTGGAACGGATGTGAAGCTTGAGAAGCTGCATCAGAAGAGTGACAGAATACTTGAAAAAATTCTGAATGAGCATAAAGAGAAGGAGAGGACACAAACAGGCGAAAGGGgagtaaaagaaaatttagttgATGTTCTTTTGAGAGTCCAGCGAGAGGGTGACCTTGAATTTCCCCTAACTGACGACAACATCAAAGCAGTCATCTGG gATGTTTTCAGCGCTGGAAGTGAGACATCAACAACGGCTTTACAATGGGCAATGACAGAATTGATGAGAAACCCAAGGGTAATGAAAGAAGCACAAGCTGAAGTAAGACGAGTCTTTGATGGAAAAGGAAATGttgatgaaactgaaattcaggaATTGAAGTACTTAAAATTAGTGCTAAAAGAAACCCTGAGGCTGCACTTTCCTGTACCTCTTTTACTTCCAAGGGAATGCAGAGAGAGTTGTGAGATTAACGGGTACAAGATTCCTGAGAAAACCAGAGTCATTGTCAATGGATGGGCAATTGCAAGAGATCCTGGATACTGGAATGACGCCGAGACATTCTATCCTGAGAGATTCCTTAACAGCTCAATTGATTTCAGGGGAATGGATTTCGAATACATTCCATTTGGAGCTGGAAGGAGAATTTGTCCAGGCTTAACGTTTGCACTACCAAATATTGAGCTGCCACTCGCACAACTTCTTTACCATTTTGATTGGAAGCTCCCGAATGGGATGAATCCCGATGATATGGACATGAGTGAGGTCTTTGGTATAACTGTAGGAAGGAAAACAGACTTGATGCTGATTCCTATCACTTATCGTTCTTAG
- the LOC123229379 gene encoding receptor-like protein 34 — MFLLSDLISLDLSNYDLSIDQHGFNKLLQNLTELRYLHLNSVDMSTVSITSLVNLSSSLISLSLCLTRVQGKFPSEIFLFPFLQQLRLSLNGGITGNLPEFNKSSPLRVLDLSYTNFSGKLPETFGNLMYLNYLSLSNCNFQGSLPSSLDLAEITYMDLSWNGFTGQVPTSLSKLVQLTWLSLTQNNFSGKFPEVLGNLNKLETIDLSVNNFSGQLPTSIFNVNGLLYLDFSYNQFQGQFPSQISGLPYLGDIMLNNNLLSGRVPTWLFTLPSLESLDLSHNKLTGPMEQFQHPGPISEVDLCDNVIHGPIPDSIFQLLGLRQLSLANNNFSGNVQVEMLSELKNLTRIDLSYNALLSVTGKVILPQLKDVFLSSCSITEVPIFFSTVSFINLDLSNNTIFGRISRLELGNCSNLFYLNLSHNLLTRVEYISSMVNLRILDLSSNLLRGQLVDLPTGVIFFSASNNDLTGVIPLSFCNGSRVQSLDLSHNGLSGNIPKCLAKSTADTEFLNLAMNNFHGSKESLTFPYQCGVTALMLNDNQLEGPLPSSLVNCRGLDILDVGNNRINDSFPNWLVNFQFLEVLILRFNQFHGPIGNSSTRFLFPRLRVLDLSHNQFSGILPASFFNNFEAMKSGYKDDVKLNYLHSVFGTYYSITLFLKGVETRMERILYTFTCIDLSNNMFKGEIPKVFGQLKLLKLINLSRNSLTGEIPLSLKNLSQLEALDLASNQLIGKIPLQLTSLTFLSVLNLSYNHLVGRIPQGNQFNTFQNDSYIGNLGLCGSPLSNKCDNDKAPPMIDEEESNASSWFDWKIALMGYGSGFIIGMSIAYIVFSTGKPQFFVKLIEREHPRNLRRLNRGRRRRTN; from the coding sequence ATGTTTCTCCTATCTGATCTTATTTCGCTTGATCTCTCCAACTATGACCTAAGTATTGATCAACATGGTTTCAATAAGCTCTTGCAAAATCTAACGGAATTAAGATATCTTCATCTTAACAGTGTTGACATGTCTACAGTTTCAATTACTTCTTTGGTAAACCTATCTTCTTCTTTGATATCCCTCAGCCTTTGTTTAACTCGGGTGCAAGGCAAATTTCCAAGTGAAATTTTTCTATTTCCATTTCTACAGCAGCTAAGGTTGTCACTAAATGGAGGGATCACAGGTAATTTGCCAGAATTTAATAAGAGCAGTCCTCTCAGAGTATTGGATCTCTCTTACACAAATTTCTCAGGAAAATTACCTGAGACATTTGGCAATcttatgtacttaaattatttGTCTCTTTCTAATTGCAATTTCCAAGGGTCACTTCCATCATCACTAGACCTTGCAGAAATCACCTACATGGATTTGTCATGGAACGGTTTTACTGGTCAAGTCCCAACTTCATTATCTAAACTTGTCCAGCTCACTTGGCTATCGCTTACACAAAACAATTTTTCTGGAAAATTTCCAGAAGTTTTGGGTAATCTTAATAAATTAGAGACCATAGATCTCTCCGTTAATAATTTCAGTGGTCAGTTGCCAACGTCAATATTCAACGTGAATGGACTTCTTTACTTGGACTTTTCTTATAATCAATTTCAAGGTCAATTTCCTAGTCAGATAAGCGGTCTTCCATATCTAGGTGACATCatgttaaataataatcttctaagtggTAGAGTACCGACATGGTTGTTTACTCTGCCATCTTTGGAAAGTTTAGATCTTTCCCACAATAAACTCACAGGTCCGATGGAGCAGTTCCAGCACCCTGGTCCAATAAGTGAAGTTGATTTGTGTGATAACGTGATTCATGGTCCAATTCCAGATtcgatttttcaacttttgggTCTCAGACAACTATCACTTGCAAACAATAATTTCAGTGGTAATGTGCAGGTAGAGATGCTTTCAGAGCTAAAAAATCTGACGCGTATTGATCTTTCATATAATGCACTTTTGTCAGTAACAGGAAAGGTCATCTTGCCCCAGCTTAAAGATGTCTTTTTATCTTCTTGCAGCATAACTGAAGTCCCGATTTTCTTTAGCACTGTAAGTTTTATAAATCTAGACCTTTCCAATAACACAATCTTTGGCCGAATTTCCCGATTGGAGCTTGGAAATTGTTCCAACTTGTTTTACCTAAATCTGTCTCACAATTTACTTACCCGTGTTGAGTACATTTCATCCATGGTCAACCTTCGAATTCTTGACCTTTCATCCAACTTACTCCGAGGACAACTTGTGGATCTACCAACTGGGGTTATTTTCTTCTCAGCTTCAAACAATGATCTGACAGGAGTGATCCCTCTGTCATTTTGTAATGGGAGCAGAGTTCAATCTCTTGACTTGTCCCATAATGGCTTAAGTGGAAACATTCCAAAATGTCTTGCGAAGAGCACTGCAGACACCGAGTTTTTGAATTTGGCAATGAACAACTTCCATGGCAGTAAAGAATCTCTGACGTTTCCCTATCAATGTGGTGTGACAGCTCTTATGCTTAACGACAATCAATTGGAGGGACCATTACCATCCTCTTTGGTTAACTGTCGAGGTTTGGATATTCTTGATGTTGGGAATAACAGGATTAATGATAGCTTTCCGAATTGGTTAGTAAACTTTCAATTTCTTGAAGTACTTATTTTGAGATTTAATCAGTTTCATGGTCCCATTGGCAATTCCAGCACAAGATTTCTCTTCCCTCGGTTAAGAGTACTGGACCTCTCTCACAATCAATTTTCTGGTATTTTACCAGCaagtttttttaacaattttgaagCTATGAAGAGTGGATACAAGGATGATGTCAAACTCAATTACTTGCACTCTGTTTTTGGTACATATTATTCAAtaactttgtttttaaaagGTGTCGAGACCCGGATGGAAAGGATTTTATACACTTTCACATGTATAGATCTTTCCAACAACATGTTTAAAGGGGAAATTCCAAAGGTATTTGGACAACTCAAGTTActcaaattgattaatttgtctCGTAATAGCTTAACTGGTGAAATACCTTTATCATTGAAAAATTTGTCACAACTTGAAGCATTAGATCTCGCTTCCAACCAGCTCATCGGAAAGATTCCTCTGCAATTGACAAGTCTAACATTTCTTTCAGTGTTAAACTTGTCTTACAACCACCTTGTGGGACGCATACCTCAAGGAAATCAATTTAACACATTTCAGAATGATTCCTACATTGGAAATTTGGGCTTGTGTGGATCACCATTGTCAAACAAATGTGATAATGACAAGGCACCACCAATGATAGACGAAGAAGAAAGCAATGCTTCAAGCTGGTTTGATTGGAAAATCGCTTTGATGGGTTACGGATCTGGATTTATAATTGGCATGTCTATTGCTTACATTGTGTTCTCAACGGGAAAACCCCAATTTTTTGTGAAGTTGATTGAAAGAGAGCATCCAAGAAATCTTAGAAGGCTGAATAGAGGACGtagaagaagaacaaattaG
- the LOC123223141 gene encoding receptor like protein 22-like: protein MEQFQHPGPISKVYLRDNVIHGPIPDSIFQLLGLIQLSLANNNFSGNVQVEMLSELKNLTFIDLSYNALLSVTGKVTLPQLEYVCLSSCSITKVPIFLGTLSFIYLDLSNNTIFGRISQLQLGNCSNLSYLNLSHNLLTSVDYISSMANLLSLDLSSNLLRGQLVDLPTGVIFFSASNNDLTGVIPPSFCNGSRVQSLDLSHNGLSGNIPKCLAKSTADTEFLNLAMNNFHGSIESLMFPDQCGVTALMLNDNQFEGPLPSSLVNCRGLDILDVGNNRINDSFPNWLLKFQFLQVLILRFNQFHGPIGNSSTRFRSPWLRVLDLSHNQFSGILPASFFNNFEAMKSGYKVDVKLNYLHSFFWYILFNNFVFKRCRDPDGKGFIHFHMHRSFQ, encoded by the coding sequence ATGGAGCAGTTCCAGCACCCTGGTCCAATAAGTAAAGTTTATTTGCGTGATAACGTGATTCATGGTCCAATTCCAGATtcgatttttcaacttttgggTCTCATACAACTATCACTTGCAAACAATAACTTCAGTGGTAATGTGCAGGTAGAGATGCTTTCAGAGCTCAAAAATCTGACGTTTATTGATCTTTCATATAATGCGCTTTTGTCAGTAACAGGAAAGGTCACCTTGCCCCAGCTTGAATATGTTTGTTTATCTTCTTGTAGCATAACTAAAGTCCCGATTTTCTTAGGCACTCTAAGTTTTATATATCTAGACCTTTCCAATAACACAATCTTTGGCCGAATTTCCCAATTGCAGCTTGGAAATTGTTCCAACTTGTCTTACCTAAATCTGTCTCACAATTTACTTACCAGTGTTGACTACATTTCATCCATGGCCAACCTTCTAAGTCTTGACCTTTCATCCAACTTACTCCGAGGACAACTTGTGGATCTACCAACTGGGGTTATTTTCTTCTCAGCTTCAAACAATGATCTGACAGGAGTGATCCCTCCGTCATTTTGTAATGGGAGCAGAGTTCAATCTCTTGACTTGTCCCATAATGGCTTAAGTGGAAACATTCCAAAATGTCTTGCGAAGAGCACTGCAGACACCGAGTTTTTGAATTTGGCAATGAACAACTTCCATGGCAGTATAGAATCTCTGATGTTTCCCGATCAATGTGGTGTGACAGCTCTTATGCTTAACGACAATCAATTTGAGGGACCATTACCATCCTCTTTGGTTAACTGTCGAGGTTTGGATATTCTTGATGTTGGGAATAACAGGATTAATGATAGCTTTCCGAATtggttattaaaatttcaatttcttcaagTACTCATTCTGAGATTTAATCAGTTTCATGGTCCCATTGGCAATTCCAGCACAAGATTTCGCTCCCCTTGGTTACGAGTACTGGACCTCTCTCACAATCAATTTTCTGGTATTTTACCAGCaagtttttttaacaattttgaagCTATGAAGAGTGGATACAAGGTTGATGTCAAACTCAATTACTTGCACTCTTTTTTTTGGTACATATTATTCAAtaactttgtttttaaaagGTGTCGAGACCCGGATGGAAAGGGTTTTATACACTTTCACATGCATAGATCTTTCCAATAA
- the LOC123223150 gene encoding receptor-like protein 6, with translation MRALFFFFFILHLQVVCSSFSPSPILCSSEQSVALLHFKNTFSLYKHSSQFCNGYPKTESWKKGSDCCLWDGVTCDSFTGHVIGLDLSSSWLLGYIDDDSSLFLLHHLQKLNLACNNFLKSQISPNFSKFTNLTHLNLSYSSLDGLVPAEMFLLSDLISLDLSNYDLSIDQHGFNKLWQNLTELRYLHLNNVNMSTVSTTSLVNLSSSLISLNLRNNQMQGKFPNEIFLFPFLQRFILSANEHITGNLPGFNKSSPLKELDLFNCNFQGSLPSSLGNLTEITFMDLSWNGFTSQVPTSLSKLVQLTWLSLAHNNFFGKFPDVLGNLSKLETLHLSVNNFSGQLPTSIFNLNGLLYLDFLIINFKAEYRHGCLLCHLWRV, from the coding sequence atgcgggcgttattcttcttcttcttcatcttgcaTCTTCAAGTTGTTTGTTCATCCTTTTCTCCATCACCGATACTCTGCTCCTCTGAACAAAGTGTTGCTCTACTTCATTTCAAGAACACCTTTTCCCTTTATAAACATTCTTCTCAGTTTTGCAATGGGTATCCTAAGACAGAGTCTTGGAAAAAGGGTAGTGATTGCTGTTTGTGGGATGGTGTCACTTGTGATTCATTCACTGGACATGTGATTGGCCTCGACCTTAGTTCAAGTTGGCTTCTTGGCTATATTGATGATGATAGTAGCCTCTTCCTCCTCCACCATCTCCAAAAGCTCAATCTAGCTTGCAATAATTTCCTTAAATCGCAAATCTCACCCAATTTTAGTAAGTTCACCAACTTAACACATCTAAACCTTTCTTACTCCAGTTTGGATGGCCTAGTTCCCGCCGAAATGTTTCTCCTATCTGATCTTATTTCACTTGATCTCTCCAACTATGACCTAAGTATTGATCAACATGGTTTCAATAAGCTCTGGCAAAATCTAACGGAATTAAGATATCTTCATCTTAACAACGTTAACATGTCTACTGTTTCAACTACTTCTTTGGTAAACCTGTCTTCTTCTTTGATATCCCTCAATCTTAGGAATAATCAGATGCAAGGCAAGTTTCCAAATGAAATATTTCTATTTCCATTTCTCCAGCGGTTTATATTGTCAGCAAATGAACACATCACTGGTAATTTGCCAGGGTTTAATAAGTCCAGTCCTCTCAAAGAACTGGATCTTTTTAATTGCAATTTCCAAGGGTCACTTCCATCATCACTTGGAAACCTTACAGAAATCACCTTTATGGATTTGTCATGGAACGGTTTTACCAGTCAAGTCCCAACTTCATTATCTAAACTTGTCCAGCTCACTTGGCTATCTCTTGCacataacaatttttttggaaaatttccAGATGTTTTAGGTAATCTTAGTAAATTAGAGACTTTACATCTCTCCGTTAATAATTTCAGCGGTCAGTTGCCAACATCAATATTCAACCTGAATGGACTTCTTTACTTGGACTTTCTTATAATCAATTTCAAGGCAGAGTACCGACATGGTTGTTTACTCTGCCATCTTTGGAGGGTTTAG
- the LOC123229459 gene encoding receptor like protein 26-like: MFLLSDLISLDLSNYDLSIDQNGFNKLLQNLTKLRYLHLETVGMSTVSAGSLVNLSSSLISLNLRLTGVQGKFPSENFLFPFLQQLMLSLRDHSQVPTSLSKLVQLTWLSLTHNNFSGEFPDVLGNLSKLETLDLSVNNFSGQLPTSIFNLNGLLYLDFSYNQFQGQFPSRISGLPYLGDIKLNNNLLSGKVPTWLFTLLSLESIDLSHNKLTGPMKQFQHPGPIVYVDLNDNEICGPIPDSIFQLLDLIVLTLANNNFSGNVQVEMLSELKNLTHIDLSYNALLSVTGKVILPQLNEVFLSSCSLTAVPLFLGTVSYLILDLSNNSIYGRISQLALGNCSNLSYLNLSHNLLTSVEYISSMINLRILDLSSNLLQGQLVDLPSRLTFFSASNNDLTGVIPPSFCNMSDVASLDLSYNGLSGNIPECLAKSNAQFEFLNLAKNNFHGSIESLTFPNQCGVTALMLNDNQLEGPLPSSLVNCQGLDILDVGNNRINDSFPNWLVNFQFLEVLILRFNQFHGPIGNSSTRFLFPRLRVLDLSHNQFSGILPASFFDNFEAMKSGCKDDVKLNYMRSLYGSYYSITLFLKGVETRMERILYIFTCIDLSNNLFEGKIPKVFGHLKLLRLLNLSHNSLTHKIPLSLKNLPQLEALDLSSNQLIGKIPLQFTSLTFLSVLNLSYNHLVGCIPQGNQFDTFQNDSYIGNLGLCGSPLSNKCDNDKAPPMIDEEESNASSWFDWKIALMGCGFGFVIGISIAYIVFSTRKPQFFVRLIERECPRNVRRLNRGRRRRTN, from the exons ATGTTTCTCCTATCTGATCTTATTTCACTTGATCTCTCCAACTATGACCTAAGTATTGATCAAAATGGATTCAATAAGCTCTTGCAAAATTTAACGAAATTAAGATATCTTCATCTTGAAACTGTTGGTATGTCTACTGTTTCAGCTGGTTCTTTAGTAAACTTGTCTTCTTCTTTGATATCCCTCAACCTTAGGTTAACTGGAGTGCAAGGCAAATTTCCaagtgaaaattttctatttccaTTTCTCCAGCAGCTAATGTTGTCACTGAGGGATCACAG TCAAGTCCCAACTTCATTATCTAAACTTGTCCAGCTCACTTGGCTATCTCTTACACACAACAATTTTTCTGGAGAATTTCCAGATGTTTTGGGTAATCTTAGTAAATTAGAGACTCTAGATCTCTCCGTTAATAATTTCAGTGGTCAGTTGCCAACATCAATATTTAACCTGAATGGACTTCTTTACTTGGACTTTTCTTATAATCAATTTCAAGGTCAATTTCCTAGTCGGATAAGCGGTCTTCCATATCTAGGTGACatcaagttaaataataatcttctaagtggCAAAGTACCGACATGGTTGTTTACTCTGCTATCTTTGGAGAGTATAGATCTTTCCCACAATAAACTCACAGGTCCGATGAAGCAGTTCCAGCACCCTGGTCCAATAGTTTATGTTGATTTGAATGATAACGAGATTTGTGGTCCAATTCCAGATtcgatttttcaacttttggatCTCATAGTGCTAACACTTGCAAACAATAACTTCAGTGGCAATGTGCAGGTAGAGATGCTTTCAGAGCTAAAAAATCTGACGCATATTGATCTTTCATATAATGCGCTTTTGTCAGTAACAGGAAAGGTCATCTTGCCCCAGCTTAATGAagtctttttatcttcttgtaGCTTAACTGCAGTCCCGCTTTTCTTGGGCACTGTAAGTTATTTAATTCTAGACCTTTCCAATAACTCAATCTATGGCCGAATTTCCCAATTGGCGCTTGGAAATTGTTCCAACTTGTCTTACCTAAATCTGTCACACAATTTACTTACCAGTGTTGAGTACATTTCATCCATGATCAACCTTCGAATTCTTGACCTTTCATCCAACTTACTTCAAGGACAACTTGTGGATCTACCATCTAGGCTTACGTTCTTCTCAGCTTCAAACAATGATCTGACAGGAGTGATCCCTCCATCATTTTGTAATATGAGCGACGTTGCATCTCTTGACTTGTCCTATAATGGCTTAAGTGGAAACATTCCAGAATGTCTTGCAAAAAGCAATGCACAGTTCGAGTTTTTGAATTTGGCAAAGAACAACTTCCATGGTAGTATAGAATCTCTGACGTTTCCCAATCAATGTGGTGTGACAGCTCTTATGCTTAATGACAATCAGTTGGAGGGACCATTACCATCCTCTTTGGTAAATTGCCAAGGTTTGGATATCCTTGATGTTGGGAATAACAGGATTAATGATAGCTTTCCGAATTGGTTAGTAAACTTTCAATTTCTTGAAGTACTTATTTTGAGATTTAATCAGTTTCATGGTCCCATTGGCAATTCCAGCACAAGATTTCTCTTCCCTCGGTTAAGAGTACTGGACCTCTCTCACAATCAATTTTCTGGTATTTTACCAGCAAGcttttttgacaattttgaaGCTATGAAGAGTGGATGCAAGGATGATGTCAAACTCAATTACATGCGCTCACTTTATGGTTCATATTATTCAAtaactttgtttttaaaagGTGTTGAGACCCGGATGGAAAGGATTTTATATATCTTCACATGCATAGATCTTTCTAACAACCTGTTTGAAGGGAAAATTCCAAAGGTATTTGGACACCTCAAGTTACTCAGATTACTCAACTTGTCTCATAATAGCTTAACCCATAAAATACCTTTATCATTGAAAAATTTGCCACAACTTGAAGCATTAGATCTCTCTTCCAACCAGCTCATAGGAAAGATTCCTTTGCAATTCACAAGTCTAACATTTCTTTCAGTGTTAAACTTGTCTTACAACCATCTTGTGGGATGCATACCTCAAGGAAATCAATTTGACACATTTCAGAATGATTCCTACATTGGAAATTTGGGCTTGTGTGGATCACCACTGTCAAACAAATGTGACAATGATAAGGCACCACCAATGATAGACGAAGAAGAAAGCAATGCTTCAAGCTGGTTTGATTGGAAAATTGCTTTGATGGGCTGCGGATTTGGATTTGTAATTGGCATATCTATTGCTTACATTGTGTTCTCAACAAGAAAACCTCAATTTTTTGTGAGGTTGATTGAAAGAGAGTGTCCAAGAAATGTGAGAAGGCTGAATAGAGGACGtagaagaagaacaaattaG
- the LOC123229525 gene encoding protein SIS2, translated as MANSTARILLKTGKSFPQLFRSRLVGQSNVEIAIKEQQLLRSLINPTQKIFEQKPILGNGFNFVDFVLGKDHALCTEQIIKPTVEARGKRVVSDVDEDDDGDDTVYDDDDVEDFDDEDFDDEDFDDDDEDGDDRGVRT; from the coding sequence ATGGCGAACTCCACTGCCAGAATCTTACTCAAAACCGGCAAGTCTTTTCCTCAGCTTTTCCGGAGCCGTCTTGTCGGCCAGTCGAACGTCGAGATTGCTATTAAAGAACAGCAACTTCTTCGGTCTTTAATCAATCCAACACAGAAGATATTTGAGCAAAAACCCATTTTGGGAAATGggtttaattttgttgatttcgTACTGGGGAAAGATCACGCCTTGTGCACAGAGCAGATCATAAAGCCGACTGTGGAGGCACGTGGAAAGCGCGTGGTGAGTGATGTGGACGAAGACGATGACGGTGATGATACTGTGTACGATGATGATGACGTTGAGGATTTTGATGACGAagattttgatgatgaagattttgatgACGATGATGAAGATGGTGATGATCGCGGTGTTAGGACTTGA